In Paenibacillus larvae subsp. larvae, the following proteins share a genomic window:
- a CDS encoding SIS domain-containing protein — translation MLQQYFTKVQELLDVVLAEEQQQMKKTGDLLAKTIENDGVIYMFGSGHSHILTEEVFYRAGGLAPVYPILIEPLMLHLGAAASSQNERKNDYVRSHLEGYPISDRDALIVISTSGLNPVPVDVALFARERGAIVIAITSTVYAATQHSRHKAGLFLKDAADIVLDNHVPEGDAVLGLPETLIKFASVSSIVGIAMIQGMLAECISKLSANNADIPVFKSGNVTGADDYNSRLLEQFSEKIPLLTENMEI, via the coding sequence ATGCTGCAGCAATATTTTACAAAAGTTCAGGAATTGTTGGATGTTGTGCTGGCAGAAGAACAGCAGCAGATGAAGAAGACTGGCGATCTGCTGGCAAAAACTATCGAAAATGATGGTGTAATATATATGTTTGGCAGCGGGCATTCCCATATTTTAACAGAAGAAGTATTTTATCGGGCCGGAGGACTTGCACCTGTTTATCCGATCTTAATTGAGCCGCTTATGCTGCACCTCGGAGCAGCCGCATCTTCACAAAATGAGCGAAAGAATGATTATGTCCGTTCTCACCTTGAGGGCTATCCGATTTCGGATAGAGATGCTTTGATCGTCATATCAACGTCAGGGCTCAATCCGGTCCCGGTTGATGTAGCCTTGTTTGCCCGGGAACGGGGAGCAATTGTAATAGCTATAACCAGTACGGTTTATGCTGCCACCCAACACTCCCGCCACAAAGCAGGCTTATTCTTAAAAGATGCCGCAGATATTGTGCTGGATAATCATGTGCCTGAGGGGGATGCTGTATTGGGACTGCCGGAAACGTTAATCAAGTTCGCTTCAGTCTCATCCATTGTCGGTATTGCCATGATTCAAGGAATGCTGGCTGAATGCATTTCCAAACTATCTGCTAACAATGCTGACATTCCAGTATTTAAAAGCGGGAATGTAACCGGGGCAGATGATTATAACAGTCGCTTGCTGGAACAATTCTCCGAAAAAATCCCTTTGCTTACGGAAAACATGGAAATATAA
- a CDS encoding iron-containing alcohol dehydrogenase gives MTLNMKVETMTKLHTFEIPTVIKHGIGAVHYVGNEAKTLGITKVLLVTDPGIYNAGVVNPVVESLQKAGIQVILFQKVEPNPPVRLVAEGSKLYAEEGCNGLVAVGGGSSMDTAKAIGVEVVHEGSVLDYEAAEGKKPLVNRIPPLVTIPTTAGTGSEVTQWAVITDEERKYKFNTGGPLIAAHLTIIDPELHISMPPHVTAMTGVDALAHAIECYTMKFAQPITDAVALLAIEYGAHYIRRAFADGQDLEARYGMAQAAMLAGLSYGSESAGAAHAMSQTLGGIIPVAHGQCVAAMMGPVMEYNWKGYPEKFARIAKAFGIDTNGMTVEEAAKDSVNWMYELVEDLEIPNLEEQGVSPDMIDRLSKEAMKDPQTVGNPRDLNEKAYNWIYKRCFNLIPKTV, from the coding sequence ATGACACTAAATATGAAAGTGGAGACGATGACCAAATTGCATACATTTGAAATCCCTACTGTCATTAAGCATGGAATAGGAGCCGTGCACTATGTTGGCAATGAAGCAAAAACGCTTGGAATAACAAAAGTGCTTCTTGTCACAGACCCCGGGATTTACAACGCAGGTGTGGTAAATCCTGTTGTCGAATCACTGCAAAAAGCCGGCATTCAAGTTATCCTCTTTCAAAAAGTGGAACCTAATCCCCCTGTACGTTTAGTCGCAGAAGGTTCTAAACTCTATGCTGAAGAAGGCTGTAATGGCCTTGTGGCAGTTGGAGGAGGAAGCTCCATGGATACGGCAAAAGCTATCGGAGTAGAAGTGGTTCATGAGGGGTCAGTACTTGATTACGAAGCGGCAGAAGGTAAGAAGCCGCTTGTGAACCGAATTCCCCCATTAGTTACAATTCCAACGACAGCCGGTACCGGCTCGGAGGTTACACAATGGGCAGTCATCACGGACGAAGAGCGCAAGTATAAATTTAATACTGGCGGCCCTCTGATTGCTGCCCATTTGACGATCATTGATCCTGAATTACATATATCCATGCCCCCCCATGTAACCGCTATGACAGGAGTTGATGCTCTGGCTCACGCAATCGAGTGTTATACAATGAAATTTGCCCAGCCGATAACCGACGCTGTGGCACTTTTGGCAATCGAATACGGCGCGCATTATATCCGCCGGGCCTTTGCGGATGGTCAAGACTTGGAGGCGAGATATGGAATGGCTCAGGCTGCGATGCTTGCCGGTCTTTCTTACGGCAGTGAATCTGCAGGCGCTGCCCATGCGATGAGCCAGACGTTGGGCGGAATCATTCCTGTTGCCCACGGTCAGTGTGTTGCCGCCATGATGGGACCGGTTATGGAGTATAACTGGAAAGGATACCCTGAAAAATTTGCCCGGATTGCAAAAGCATTTGGTATTGACACAAACGGTATGACAGTAGAAGAAGCCGCTAAAGATTCGGTTAACTGGATGTATGAGCTTGTCGAAGACTTAGAAATTCCCAACCTCGAAGAACAGGGAGTCTCTCCTGACATGATTGACCGCTTATCAAAAGAAGCCATGAAGGATCCGCAAACGGTCGGAAATCCAAGAGATTTAAATGAGAAAGCGTACAATTGGATTTATAAACGCTGCTTCAATTTAATACCTAAAACAGTGTAA
- a CDS encoding putative holin-like toxin, translating into METFQALQLMFLFGMFILALLTFIQKMK; encoded by the coding sequence ATGGAGACGTTTCAGGCTCTTCAATTAATGTTCTTATTTGGAATGTTTATTCTAGCGCTTTTAACGTTTATCCAGAAAATGAAATAG
- a CDS encoding helix-turn-helix domain-containing protein, with protein MKEIHSNLKSIADKNGRSIRQIAKDIDYRFESIRQLYNNESKHYPKELLTKLCNYFNCEIGELLVLKEDDE; from the coding sequence ATGAAAGAGATACATTCAAATCTAAAGAGTATTGCAGATAAAAATGGAAGATCAATAAGGCAAATAGCGAAGGATATTGATTATCGTTTTGAGTCTATAAGACAGCTATATAATAATGAGTCAAAGCATTATCCGAAAGAACTATTAACAAAGCTATGTAATTACTTCAACTGTGAAATTGGGGAGCTTTTGGTTTTAAAAGAAGATGACGAATAA
- a CDS encoding ABC transporter permease: MLLGNSTVSLILDDRKQKTMARMFTAPVRSSEIALGNFLGGWLVGTLQIALILVMTMYVLKVDLNISFLDQFIVMECFLLTALGLASTVAGLIRNMNNVGVANMLIIIPSFMLGGVSSR, encoded by the coding sequence TTGCTTTTAGGTAACAGTACCGTATCTCTTATTTTGGATGACCGCAAGCAAAAAACGATGGCCCGGATGTTTACAGCCCCGGTACGGTCTTCCGAGATTGCCTTGGGCAATTTTCTAGGAGGCTGGCTGGTAGGCACTTTGCAAATTGCACTTATATTAGTTATGACCATGTACGTCTTAAAGGTTGATTTGAACATCTCGTTCCTGGATCAGTTTATCGTAATGGAATGCTTTCTATTGACAGCACTAGGGCTTGCAAGCACCGTTGCCGGGCTAATCCGGAATATGAATAATGTGGGAGTCGCAAATATGCTGATTATTATTCCTAGCTTTATGCTGGGGGGTGTTTCTAGCCGGTGA
- a CDS encoding ETX/MTX2 family pore-forming toxin, protein MIAEAGIEINTKYNFSKTGSDTHSETVTYSIPQQKIKVPGNTTAVVSVHLKTVETTGKVDLATRYSGDMVFEGARIGVKWDMERIPLNTWTYYVKKNIPGLNKYLALEDNTKNILLKGEGSYKVKYGTIAEVNVEFVSHNGKLMDNGYTFEVVPEIVKK, encoded by the coding sequence TTGATTGCTGAAGCAGGTATAGAAATAAATACAAAATATAATTTCTCTAAAACAGGGAGTGATACACATAGTGAAACTGTAACATATTCAATTCCTCAGCAGAAGATTAAAGTCCCAGGGAACACTACTGCAGTGGTTTCTGTACATTTAAAGACTGTGGAGACTACCGGTAAAGTTGATCTAGCTACCAGATATAGCGGCGATATGGTCTTTGAGGGTGCGAGAATAGGGGTTAAATGGGATATGGAGAGGATTCCATTAAATACATGGACGTACTATGTAAAAAAGAATATTCCAGGTTTGAACAAATATTTAGCTCTTGAAGATAACACTAAAAATATTTTATTAAAAGGGGAAGGTTCATACAAAGTAAAATATGGTACAATAGCTGAGGTGAATGTAGAATTTGTTAGTCATAATGGAAAATTAATGGATAATGGCTATACTTTCGAAGTAGTTCCGGAGATCGTAAAAAAATAA
- a CDS encoding response regulator, whose protein sequence is MVEKTAQAEERRRISRALHDRESLRMLLGMQEELNVMGTCENGAEALKWLMEGNEADVILMDNRMPECDGVEGTKRIHEQFPSIKILVLATFDDDEFIIEALRNGACGYLLKNVPPEQIVHGIKTVYQGNWLIHPDISKKLTGYIQAPTPFLQTLDQYGLTKAEQAIVEKISEGLSNKEIAGTLFLSEETVKNYISGILDKFSLRDRTQIALFHLKQQASFPHNSDREFI, encoded by the coding sequence ATGGTTGAAAAAACAGCCCAGGCAGAGGAAAGGAGACGCATCTCCCGGGCTCTGCATGACAGGGAAAGCCTGAGGATGCTTTTGGGGATGCAGGAAGAACTGAACGTGATGGGCACCTGCGAAAATGGTGCAGAAGCGCTAAAATGGCTGATGGAAGGTAATGAAGCGGACGTAATTCTGATGGATAACAGAATGCCTGAATGCGACGGTGTTGAGGGAACCAAACGGATTCATGAACAATTCCCTTCCATCAAAATTCTGGTACTGGCTACTTTTGATGATGATGAATTTATTATCGAAGCCCTGCGGAACGGTGCCTGCGGCTATCTCCTCAAAAATGTTCCGCCAGAACAGATTGTACATGGTATAAAAACCGTATATCAGGGAAACTGGCTGATTCATCCGGATATTTCCAAAAAATTAACCGGGTACATACAAGCGCCTACCCCTTTTTTGCAAACCTTGGACCAATATGGGCTTACAAAGGCGGAGCAGGCTATTGTTGAGAAAATCTCCGAGGGTCTTTCCAACAAGGAAATTGCCGGGACTTTATTTCTGAGTGAAGAAACAGTAAAAAATTATATATCCGGGATCTTAGACAAATTCTCCCTGCGGGACCGTACGCAAATTGCATTATTTCACTTGAAACAGCAGGCCTCTTTTCCTCATAATTCAGACAGGGAGTTCATATAA
- a CDS encoding IS256 family transposase, with the protein MAQYQINVDSQLLHQLFLGNSQDAGVAKLLESVLNQVLQAQVSEQVEADRYERTENRKAYRNGSYPHGLHTRVGTITLSVPRIRGGKFTTELFSRYQRSEQALILAMMEMVVNGVSTRKVSQVTEELCGTEFSKSTVSDLCKRLDPIVTAWNNRSLADSLFPFVLVDAMYLKVREDGRVRSRGIMIAIGVNTEGYREVLGLMLGDTESEASWSEFFSSLKGRGLRGVDLITSDDHGGLVRAVRQQLQGVTWQRCQTHFTRNVLEASPKALKDEIHGRLRSILDAPDTGTARFLLKQTLAAYEDKAGKAMGVLESGFDDATAVLMLPERYRKRLRTTNSVERLNEEVRRRERVIRIFPNRESVIRLIGALLMEQDEKWAAGKKYLDMTEYMEWRKDRPKSDAKVTRIM; encoded by the coding sequence ATGGCTCAATACCAGATTAACGTAGATTCGCAGCTTTTGCATCAACTATTTTTGGGAAATTCTCAGGATGCGGGTGTAGCCAAGCTGCTCGAGTCTGTACTGAACCAAGTCTTACAAGCACAGGTGAGTGAACAAGTGGAAGCAGATCGTTATGAACGAACAGAGAATCGAAAAGCGTACCGGAATGGATCGTATCCACATGGGCTGCATACGCGGGTGGGAACCATTACACTAAGTGTTCCGCGCATCCGTGGCGGGAAGTTCACGACAGAGCTCTTTAGTCGTTACCAGAGAAGTGAACAAGCGTTAATCTTAGCGATGATGGAAATGGTCGTAAACGGCGTCTCTACGCGTAAAGTCTCGCAAGTAACCGAAGAACTCTGCGGAACCGAGTTTTCTAAATCCACTGTTTCAGACCTTTGTAAGCGGCTGGATCCCATCGTAACTGCTTGGAATAATCGAAGCCTGGCAGACAGCCTCTTTCCGTTTGTTCTCGTAGATGCGATGTATCTCAAGGTCCGTGAAGACGGTCGTGTACGCTCACGAGGCATCATGATTGCCATTGGTGTAAACACCGAGGGCTATCGTGAAGTCCTTGGCCTGATGCTGGGTGACACAGAATCTGAAGCAAGCTGGAGTGAGTTTTTCAGCTCTCTAAAAGGACGTGGATTACGAGGTGTGGATCTCATTACCTCCGACGATCATGGCGGCCTTGTACGCGCGGTACGGCAGCAGCTGCAAGGGGTAACATGGCAGCGATGCCAGACTCACTTCACGCGAAATGTATTAGAAGCCTCACCCAAAGCCTTGAAGGATGAGATCCATGGCCGTCTACGGTCGATTCTAGATGCTCCTGATACTGGAACGGCAAGGTTTTTATTAAAACAGACCTTAGCGGCTTATGAAGATAAGGCGGGTAAGGCGATGGGCGTGCTGGAAAGCGGATTTGACGATGCTACCGCCGTCTTAATGCTGCCAGAGCGTTACCGAAAACGGCTGCGCACGACAAATAGCGTTGAGCGTCTCAACGAAGAGGTTAGACGCCGGGAACGTGTCATTCGCATCTTCCCAAACCGTGAATCCGTGATTCGTCTTATTGGTGCTCTATTGATGGAACAGGATGAAAAATGGGCAGCCGGCAAGAAATATCTCGACATGACCGAGTACATGGAATGGCGGAAGGATCGGCCAAAGTCCGATGCCAAAGTGACTCGCATTATGTAG
- a CDS encoding polysaccharide lyase 8 family protein, translating to MKKLGISVLLILVIFSGSYQGKWTKAEPIPDNEKALLNWHVYLTGEKLGPQDTDLSALIGQKEEELQNKEGTGIWDTIVKGEANSYLWGKYQNWKTNSADITGTIQAIEKMAVLYNTQDSKYYHDAALKQDILYALEWFYSNMFNESVSKTYGNWWDWEIGAPQSYNNTLVLMKNVLTSDTVGKYLRAVDWFVPNPNYRLNGIKETGANLLDKCLVVTIRGLLENNTAKITLGTSSAGSAYNKVTSGDGFYEDGSFIQHNYVPYTGGYGEVLLSRTADLFELLEGTAFLSQLSGVDLIYDYIPVTYMPSLYGGASMDMTKGRGISREFTNDRLTGRNLLYEIYIISRQHSNINFRQTYAGFVKNAILSDTAFANYYEGLSIHKAQILKSLVADRSIEPLPDNRDQNVMMSAMSQMFHQKSDFAVGISMFSKKISAFEYGNGENKKGWYTGAGALYLYNGDQTQFSEDYWPTVDMMRLPGITTDHKEGTLTGWKNYANTKSWTGGVSDGKNGSASMYYSMSGVTGSSLEAKKSWFLLDDKIVALGAGINSKEARNTETIVDNRKLEKDGGNLVQVNGTPLLSGDSKTLSAVKWAHLGSPKHYGEIGYVFPEETTIQAEKEKRQGKWSDLRDGSSSSRVSNYFATFAIPHGTQPSGAAYSYILLPNKSAEETEKYANSPDITIIANTPKQQAVKDHSANLWIGNFHEKGRLGQVEAMTRGAIMVKNKDGGLELTFSDPMREQSQLVFTLHGYTGITVSDSNPAISISEHSSGQSVTFTINTAAKDGRSYYLKVNYMNSLSEL from the coding sequence ATGAAAAAACTGGGCATCTCCGTATTGCTTATACTGGTGATTTTCTCCGGTTCGTATCAGGGGAAATGGACTAAGGCAGAACCAATTCCGGACAACGAAAAAGCTTTATTGAACTGGCACGTATATTTAACCGGTGAAAAATTGGGACCGCAGGACACGGATTTATCCGCATTAATCGGGCAGAAGGAGGAAGAACTTCAAAACAAAGAAGGGACAGGAATTTGGGATACGATAGTCAAAGGTGAAGCAAATTCTTACTTATGGGGTAAGTATCAAAACTGGAAAACCAACTCTGCGGATATAACGGGAACGATTCAGGCGATCGAAAAAATGGCTGTACTGTACAACACTCAGGACTCCAAATACTATCATGATGCGGCACTCAAACAAGATATTTTATATGCGTTGGAGTGGTTTTACAGCAACATGTTTAATGAAAGCGTATCCAAAACATACGGAAACTGGTGGGATTGGGAAATCGGCGCTCCGCAAAGTTACAATAACACTTTAGTCCTGATGAAAAACGTATTAACGTCAGATACAGTAGGAAAATACCTTCGCGCTGTAGACTGGTTTGTTCCTAATCCGAATTACCGGCTTAACGGCATTAAAGAAACAGGGGCCAACTTATTGGACAAATGTCTGGTTGTTACAATCCGCGGCCTGCTGGAAAATAATACAGCTAAAATCACACTCGGGACAAGTTCTGCCGGAAGTGCCTACAATAAAGTGACCAGTGGAGACGGTTTTTACGAGGACGGCTCTTTTATCCAGCATAACTACGTGCCCTATACAGGCGGGTACGGGGAAGTGCTGCTTTCGAGAACTGCGGACTTGTTTGAGCTGCTTGAAGGAACGGCCTTTCTCTCACAGCTATCCGGTGTGGATCTCATTTATGATTATATCCCGGTGACTTATATGCCGTCTTTGTACGGTGGGGCAAGCATGGACATGACAAAAGGACGGGGCATTTCCAGAGAGTTTACCAACGATCGTTTAACCGGGCGCAATTTGCTTTACGAAATCTATATCATTTCAAGACAACACAGTAATATAAACTTCCGCCAGACCTATGCCGGCTTTGTTAAAAATGCCATTCTTTCCGATACAGCTTTTGCCAATTATTATGAAGGTTTATCCATTCATAAAGCCCAAATATTAAAGTCGCTTGTAGCGGATCGTTCAATTGAACCACTACCCGACAACCGTGATCAAAATGTAATGATGAGTGCAATGTCGCAAATGTTTCATCAAAAAAGCGATTTTGCCGTAGGAATCAGCATGTTCTCGAAGAAAATCAGTGCATTTGAGTATGGAAACGGTGAAAACAAAAAGGGCTGGTATACCGGAGCAGGGGCGCTTTATCTCTACAATGGCGATCAAACCCAATTTAGCGAAGATTACTGGCCAACCGTTGATATGATGCGTTTGCCGGGAATAACAACAGATCATAAAGAAGGTACGCTCACAGGTTGGAAAAATTATGCCAATACAAAATCATGGACCGGAGGAGTCTCCGATGGAAAAAATGGCTCTGCCAGTATGTACTACTCCATGTCTGGTGTAACGGGCAGCTCACTTGAAGCGAAGAAATCGTGGTTTTTGCTCGATGATAAGATCGTGGCACTGGGAGCGGGAATAAATTCGAAGGAAGCCCGGAATACCGAAACGATCGTGGATAACCGCAAACTTGAAAAAGATGGGGGTAATTTGGTTCAAGTTAACGGTACCCCCCTTCTATCTGGTGATAGCAAGACGTTATCCGCGGTGAAATGGGCCCATCTAGGAAGTCCAAAACATTACGGAGAGATCGGTTATGTTTTTCCGGAAGAGACAACCATACAGGCGGAAAAAGAAAAACGGCAAGGGAAATGGTCAGATTTAAGGGATGGCAGCTCTTCCAGTAGAGTAAGCAATTACTTCGCAACGTTTGCCATTCCACACGGCACACAACCAAGCGGGGCTGCCTATTCCTATATTCTTTTGCCCAACAAAAGTGCAGAGGAAACAGAAAAATACGCCAACTCGCCTGATATCACAATCATCGCGAATACACCGAAGCAGCAGGCGGTCAAGGATCATTCCGCAAATTTATGGATCGGCAACTTCCATGAAAAAGGGCGGCTTGGACAGGTCGAAGCGATGACACGCGGGGCAATCATGGTCAAGAACAAAGACGGTGGTTTGGAGTTGACATTTTCTGATCCAATGCGTGAGCAATCCCAATTAGTCTTTACATTACATGGATACACGGGTATAACTGTATCGGATTCCAATCCCGCCATATCAATCAGTGAGCATAGCTCCGGACAATCCGTTACTTTTACAATTAACACAGCAGCAAAAGACGGCCGTTCATATTATCTGAAAGTGAATTATATGAACTCCCTGTCTGAATTATGA
- a CDS encoding ABC transporter permease yields MPDFMQKVANFIPQYWAIDAFTRLSEGQRLGDVGLNLAILGLFAVILISFGSVILKPGDTRAA; encoded by the coding sequence ATGCCGGACTTTATGCAAAAGGTAGCCAACTTCATCCCCCAATATTGGGCAATCGATGCCTTCACACGCTTATCTGAAGGCCAGAGACTCGGCGATGTTGGCCTAAACCTTGCTATTCTTGGTTTATTTGCTGTCATTCTGATTTCCTTCGGGTCTGTCATTTTAAAACCGGGGGATACAAGGGCGGCTTGA
- the betB gene encoding betaine-aldehyde dehydrogenase: MKPTLFIDGKWKNAKHGRTRSIINPFNQEIIQSICEGDREDALAAIAAARRAFEDGKWSSMSGLDRGKLVLRIAELIRRDHNELAKLESLNTGKTLAESKADMDDIANVFQYYAGLADKDGGEVLSSPIPNSKSILVREPIGVCGQITPWNYPLLQASWKIAPALAAGNTIVVKPSEITPLTTIKLFELMEEAGIPAGVANLVLGPGSTVGDELARNKNVDFISFTGGIETGKQIMKAASENVKKISLELGGKNPNIVFQDADLEVAVDQALNAVFFHAGQVCSAGSRLLLEESIHDQFLAELINRTKKIKLGNGFHEDTQSGPLISAEHREKVEKYVEVGIQEGAKLEIGGKRPEDPDLQNGFFYLPTIFSRCTSDMRIVQEEIFGPVITVEKFRSEEEAAALANDSIYGLAGAVWSRHIDKAERVAAKLRLGTVWINDFHPYFAQAPWGGYKQSGIGRELGRIGLEEYTEVKHIYRNTKPEAVNWFKP; the protein is encoded by the coding sequence ATGAAACCAACACTTTTCATTGATGGAAAGTGGAAGAATGCTAAGCATGGCCGAACCCGTTCCATTATCAACCCCTTCAATCAAGAAATCATCCAAAGCATTTGTGAAGGGGACCGGGAAGACGCTCTTGCGGCCATTGCAGCTGCAAGGCGGGCATTTGAGGATGGCAAGTGGTCTTCTATGTCCGGACTTGACCGAGGTAAACTGGTATTGAGAATCGCTGAATTGATTAGGCGGGACCATAATGAGCTAGCCAAACTGGAATCGCTGAATACGGGTAAAACACTTGCAGAAAGTAAGGCTGATATGGATGATATCGCGAATGTATTCCAGTATTATGCCGGTCTTGCAGACAAAGATGGAGGCGAGGTTCTTTCCTCACCGATTCCAAACTCAAAAAGTATTCTGGTCAGGGAACCGATTGGCGTATGCGGACAAATTACACCCTGGAACTATCCGCTACTGCAGGCGAGCTGGAAAATTGCCCCCGCCTTGGCTGCCGGAAATACAATTGTTGTAAAGCCAAGTGAAATCACTCCGCTCACAACCATCAAGTTATTCGAGCTTATGGAAGAAGCGGGAATACCGGCAGGAGTCGCAAACCTTGTACTTGGACCTGGTTCAACTGTTGGAGACGAATTAGCAAGAAATAAGAACGTCGATTTCATTTCTTTCACCGGCGGGATAGAAACAGGGAAGCAAATCATGAAAGCGGCAAGTGAAAATGTAAAAAAAATCTCCCTGGAGCTTGGCGGAAAAAACCCCAATATTGTTTTTCAAGACGCCGACCTGGAAGTTGCGGTCGATCAAGCGTTAAATGCCGTCTTCTTCCATGCGGGGCAGGTTTGCTCTGCAGGCTCACGCCTACTTCTTGAGGAATCCATACATGATCAATTTCTGGCTGAACTTATAAATCGTACTAAGAAAATCAAGCTGGGCAACGGATTCCACGAGGATACTCAAAGCGGTCCGCTAATTTCTGCAGAACACCGGGAAAAAGTAGAAAAGTATGTGGAAGTCGGTATTCAAGAAGGGGCTAAACTGGAAATTGGAGGAAAGCGGCCTGAAGATCCGGATTTGCAAAACGGATTTTTTTACCTCCCTACCATTTTCTCCAGATGTACATCGGATATGAGAATTGTACAGGAAGAAATATTCGGACCTGTCATAACTGTGGAAAAATTCCGTTCAGAGGAAGAAGCTGCAGCCCTAGCCAACGATTCGATCTATGGCTTAGCCGGAGCAGTATGGTCCCGGCATATAGACAAAGCTGAACGGGTCGCAGCCAAATTGAGACTTGGCACCGTTTGGATTAATGATTTTCATCCATACTTCGCACAGGCCCCCTGGGGAGGATACAAGCAATCCGGCATTGGCCGTGAGTTAGGTCGAATTGGCCTTGAGGAATATACGGAAGTCAAACATATTTACCGAAATACAAAGCCTGAAGCTGTGAATTGGTTTAAACCTTAA
- a CDS encoding glycoside hydrolase family 88 protein, which translates to MIYTKAAWEETFRHNHLGQIAIREELDWICGKLGRQLEKFGNRFPSSCATNGKYRLKDNDDWTNGFWTGMLWMAYEYSKDNTFRDRALQNIQSFQQRLELNLVLDHHDIGFLYTLSVGAGHKIMQDPMLLKVLVAAAEKLAARYQEKGRFIQAWGRLDDPNEYRLIVDSLMNLPLLFYTSDKTGVPKYREIAESHFRTLISTIVREDASTYHTFFFHPENGMPAYGATHQGYSDNSCWARGQAWAVAGLPLVYRYSPYDQFAVLYEDIANYFLTHLPDDIVPYWDLSFDAGSNEPRDTSALAIAVCGLLETAAFSKGAYREKLVRVSIGMLSVLRNGWTSKEHPDMEGILLHGIYAYAEGKGMDEPNLWGDYFYMEALYRLYNPAWKTYW; encoded by the coding sequence ATGATATATACAAAAGCCGCTTGGGAAGAAACGTTTCGGCATAACCATCTCGGTCAAATAGCTATTCGGGAGGAGCTTGACTGGATTTGCGGAAAGCTGGGGCGGCAGCTTGAAAAATTCGGAAACCGTTTTCCATCCTCATGTGCCACTAACGGGAAATACCGCCTAAAGGACAATGATGACTGGACGAACGGGTTTTGGACAGGCATGCTATGGATGGCGTATGAATATTCAAAAGACAATACGTTTCGCGATAGGGCATTGCAGAATATCCAAAGTTTTCAGCAACGCCTGGAGCTCAATCTTGTACTGGATCATCATGACATCGGTTTCCTTTATACCCTTTCCGTTGGTGCCGGGCACAAAATAATGCAGGATCCTATGCTTTTGAAGGTACTGGTAGCCGCTGCTGAAAAGCTGGCTGCCCGCTATCAGGAAAAAGGCCGTTTTATTCAGGCATGGGGCAGGCTGGACGATCCCAATGAATACCGGCTAATTGTAGATTCATTGATGAACCTGCCGCTATTGTTCTATACCAGTGATAAGACGGGAGTCCCCAAATATCGCGAAATTGCGGAGAGTCATTTCCGCACACTTATCAGCACGATTGTCCGGGAAGATGCGTCTACATATCATACCTTTTTCTTTCATCCTGAAAACGGGATGCCTGCTTATGGGGCAACGCACCAGGGATATAGCGACAATTCGTGCTGGGCGCGGGGACAAGCCTGGGCGGTAGCAGGTCTGCCGCTGGTTTACCGCTACAGTCCCTATGATCAATTTGCTGTACTTTACGAAGACATCGCCAACTATTTTTTAACTCATTTACCTGACGATATTGTGCCTTATTGGGATCTGTCTTTTGATGCGGGCAGTAATGAACCGCGCGATACTTCAGCACTTGCAATTGCGGTATGCGGGCTTTTGGAAACAGCGGCGTTCTCTAAGGGGGCGTATCGTGAAAAACTGGTGAGAGTAAGTATCGGAATGCTTTCTGTTTTACGGAATGGATGGACTTCCAAAGAACATCCTGACATGGAGGGAATATTGCTTCATGGCATCTATGCTTATGCGGAAGGAAAAGGTATGGACGAACCAAATTTATGGGGCGACTATTTCTATATGGAAGCTTTGTACAGGCTGTACAATCCGGCGTGGAAAACGTATTGGTGA